A stretch of DNA from Gimesia chilikensis:
TGGCTGGTTTGTCGATACGACACCCCTGGATCACAGCGAGTATACCTACGACAGTCAGTTATCATTAATCGCATTACCGGGCAGTGAAGTTGCAGGACTGATTGATCTCTGGACGGTGATTCGTCACGAGCTGGGCCACCTGCTGGGGGCTGAGCATACCGACGAGGGGCTGATGGCAGAGACACTGGATCCGGGTGTGCGAAAATTAACTGAGTCTTATGCAGAGACCGATCAGTTCTTTGGTTTGCTGGAAGACGAGACCGAACTGCTTTCGTTTTAGCATTCCCCCGGTGAGATATTTAGAAACTTTACTGGAACCCTGTTTGCCAGGGGGCAATCGTCCTTATGGACCCGGTGGTTACTGATCAACTGAGGATATCCAGGATTGGCTTCCCGCGATCGATTTCCAGACGTTTTCTGCCGGGAATGTCGAGCCGCGTGGGGTCGAGACCGAGCAGGTGATACAGGGTGGCATGAATGTCGGTGACATAGTGCGGCGATTCGACGGCGTGGAAGCCGAGTTCATCGGTTGCCCCATGCACGTAGCCCCGCTTGACGCCCGCACCGGCAAACCAGATGGTGAAACCGTGAGGATGATGATCGCGGCCGCTGGGCATTTTTGTACTTCCCCGGGTTTCCACCGCAGGGGTCCGGCCGAACTCGGTGCAGAAGACGACAACGGTATCATCCAGCATTCCGCGGCGTTTGAGGTCTTTGAGCAGACCTGCGACCGGTTTATCGACGCGTTTACAGGATCGGGTGTGATTCTCTTTGAGTTTCTGATGCGAGTCCCATTCGCCATAGCCGCTCAAATAGACCTGGGTAAACCGGACGCCCCGTTCCGCCAGCCGACGCGCGGCCAGCAGGCGTTTACCGTAGCTCGAGGTTTCGTTCTCATCGATGCCGTACAGACGCTGTGTTTCTTTTGTCTCCGTGTCGAGATTGAGCGCCTCGGGAACGGAGCGCTGCATGCGGAACGCGAGTTCGTAGGAATTGATCCGGGCCCGGAGTTTCTCGTCATGCGGGTACTCGACTGACGAAATGCGATTGAGTTCATTGATCAGCGCGTATTGATTGGCCTGTTCTTTTTCGAGCACCGTCTGGGGACGGGCACCAAAGGGGAGCGGATTGTTCGGGTCGAGCGAGAATTCCACGCCCATGTATTTGGGACCCAGGTAGTCGGGGCTGAAGTTTTCTTTGACGCGGGTGTCGGTGTAGGAACCCAGGAAGACATATTCCGGCAGATTCTGATTCAGGCTGCCCAGACCGTAACTCAGCCACGACCCGATGACCGGTTGTTTCTGATCCAGCTTGTGACGCCCGTGATGAATCTGGAACTCGGCGGCATGGTCATTATCGGTCGTATACATCGAACGGACAAACGAGATGTCATCGACACAGGTTGCCAGATGGGGCCACCAGTCGGTGATCTCGATTCCGGACTCCCCCTGTTTGCGAAAGCCAACCTGCATCGGCATGATTTTGTCATGTTCCCGTTTGACCTGCACCACCGACCGGGCCCGCTCCTGGTAACGCGGATCCTGAAACGGGTCGGGATAAACGGTGTCGGCGTAGGTCTTGCCGCCGTATTTATTCAATTCCGGTTTCGGGTCGAAGGTCTCCATCTGGCTGTAACCACCGGAGAGAAAAATCCAGATCACCGACTTGGCCCGCGGTGTGAAATGCGGGCCCTGGGTGGCGGCTCCTGAACTTGTACTGGCGGCCTGCCCTGAGCCTTCCCGGTTCAGCAGCATACTTAAAGCCATGCCTGTCGCTCCATAACCGAGGTCGGATAGGAACGTTCTGCGCTGGATCTGGCCGCAGGGGGGCTGCATGTTTGTCAGGTCTGATTGCATGGTTACGTCCTGCCTGTAGGGTTTGCAGACGCGGTTTTAACGGATGGTTACAAAATCATTATGGTTGAACAGTGCCTGCACCAGGCTTTCCCGGGCACGGGCTGCTGGATCGGTTGCGGGTTGTTCAAAGGGTTTCTTCTGT
This window harbors:
- a CDS encoding DUF1501 domain-containing protein → MQSDLTNMQPPCGQIQRRTFLSDLGYGATGMALSMLLNREGSGQAASTSSGAATQGPHFTPRAKSVIWIFLSGGYSQMETFDPKPELNKYGGKTYADTVYPDPFQDPRYQERARSVVQVKREHDKIMPMQVGFRKQGESGIEITDWWPHLATCVDDISFVRSMYTTDNDHAAEFQIHHGRHKLDQKQPVIGSWLSYGLGSLNQNLPEYVFLGSYTDTRVKENFSPDYLGPKYMGVEFSLDPNNPLPFGARPQTVLEKEQANQYALINELNRISSVEYPHDEKLRARINSYELAFRMQRSVPEALNLDTETKETQRLYGIDENETSSYGKRLLAARRLAERGVRFTQVYLSGYGEWDSHQKLKENHTRSCKRVDKPVAGLLKDLKRRGMLDDTVVVFCTEFGRTPAVETRGSTKMPSGRDHHPHGFTIWFAGAGVKRGYVHGATDELGFHAVESPHYVTDIHATLYHLLGLDPTRLDIPGRKRLEIDRGKPILDILS